A window of the Streptomyces finlayi genome harbors these coding sequences:
- a CDS encoding response regulator transcription factor, protein MTSVLVCDDSPLAREALRRAVATVPGVERVTTAANGEEVLRRWGADRSDLILMDVRMPGLGGVETVRRLLSADPGARIIMLTVAEDLDGVALAVAAGARGYLHKDASRAELRATVTQALADPTWRLAPRRLRSAEMGAAPTLTAREIQVLEGMSHGRSNAEIGRELFLSEDTVKTHARRLFKKLGASDRAHAVALGFRWGLVR, encoded by the coding sequence ATGACATCCGTCCTCGTCTGCGACGACTCCCCACTTGCCCGAGAAGCGCTCCGCCGCGCGGTTGCCACCGTGCCCGGCGTCGAGCGTGTGACAACGGCGGCCAACGGCGAGGAAGTTCTCCGCCGGTGGGGGGCCGATCGTTCGGATCTGATTCTGATGGACGTACGCATGCCCGGTCTGGGGGGTGTGGAGACGGTCCGGCGGCTGCTCTCCGCCGACCCGGGTGCCCGGATCATCATGCTGACCGTCGCCGAGGACCTGGACGGTGTCGCGCTCGCGGTCGCCGCCGGTGCCCGCGGCTATCTGCACAAGGACGCCTCGCGCGCCGAACTGCGGGCCACGGTGACGCAGGCCCTGGCCGATCCGACCTGGCGGCTCGCCCCGCGCCGGCTCCGGTCCGCCGAGATGGGCGCCGCGCCGACGCTCACCGCGCGTGAGATCCAGGTGCTCGAAGGCATGAGCCACGGCCGCTCCAACGCGGAGATCGGGCGCGAGCTCTTCCTCTCGGAGGACACCGTGAAGACGCACGCGAGGCGCCTCTTCAAGAAGCTCGGTGCCTCGGACCGCGCACACGCCGTGGCGCTCGGCTTCCGGTGGGGCCTGGTCCGCTGA
- a CDS encoding MOSC domain-containing protein has translation MKLLTVNVGRPRASEHTNGPGGVTGIGKHPADGPVHVSDPGPKGTGGSGLAGDVVCDLRHHGGTDQAVYAFAREELDAWETVLDRDVANGAFGENLTTRGIEVSGARIGERWRIGSDLVLEVTTGRIPCRTFAGHLGEKGWVRRFTEAAAPGAYLRVVEPGAIRAGDPVEIVHRPDHDVTVSLVFRALTTERTLLSQLLAAGDALHPEALRDARAYMEKHGV, from the coding sequence ATGAAGCTACTGACCGTGAATGTGGGCCGCCCCAGGGCGTCCGAGCACACCAATGGCCCCGGGGGCGTCACCGGGATCGGCAAGCACCCGGCAGACGGCCCCGTGCACGTCTCGGATCCGGGTCCCAAGGGAACCGGCGGCAGCGGTCTGGCGGGGGACGTGGTGTGCGATCTGCGACATCACGGGGGCACGGACCAGGCGGTGTACGCCTTCGCGCGCGAGGAACTCGACGCCTGGGAGACGGTGCTGGACCGGGACGTGGCCAACGGCGCGTTCGGCGAGAACCTCACGACCCGGGGCATCGAGGTGAGCGGGGCCAGGATCGGGGAACGCTGGCGGATCGGCTCGGATCTCGTCCTGGAGGTCACCACGGGCCGCATTCCCTGCCGTACGTTCGCGGGCCATCTCGGCGAGAAGGGCTGGGTCAGGCGGTTCACCGAGGCGGCCGCACCCGGAGCGTATCTGCGGGTCGTCGAGCCGGGGGCGATACGCGCCGGGGACCCGGTCGAGATCGTGCACCGGCCGGACCACGACGTCACCGTGTCCCTGGTGTTCCGGGCCCTCACGACCGAGCGGACCCTGCTGTCCCAGCTGCTCGCCGCGGGGG
- a CDS encoding WhiB family transcriptional regulator: MADFSRLPGPNADLWDWQLLAACRGVDSSLFFHPEGERGAARSAREASAKEVCMRCPVRAECAAHALAVREPYGVWGGLTEDEREELMGRARNRLITAAHSDGAGPGRA; encoded by the coding sequence ATGGCAGATTTCTCCCGCCTTCCCGGACCCAATGCCGATCTGTGGGACTGGCAGCTGCTGGCCGCCTGCCGAGGGGTCGACAGTTCACTCTTCTTCCACCCGGAGGGTGAGCGCGGGGCGGCTCGGAGCGCCCGCGAGGCCTCGGCGAAAGAGGTGTGCATGCGCTGCCCGGTACGGGCCGAGTGCGCGGCACACGCACTGGCGGTACGCGAGCCCTACGGAGTGTGGGGCGGCCTGACCGAGGACGAGCGCGAAGAGCTCATGGGCCGGGCACGCAACCGGCTGATCACGGCGGCCCACTCGGACGGAGCCGGCCCGGGACGCGCCTGA
- a CDS encoding sigma-70 family RNA polymerase sigma factor, with product MRDDETTVIGALVHRAVDGDAQATHDLLAHVHPLALRYCRSRLNRLPGDARHFVEDLAQEVCVAVLMALPRYKDTGRPFEAFVFAIAGHKVADLQRAAMRHPGSTAVPSDEMPERPDDSLGPEERALLSSDAAWAKKLLANLPENQRELLVLRVAVGLTAEETGQMLGMSPGAVRVAQHRALSRLRALAGQ from the coding sequence ATGCGCGACGACGAGACAACGGTGATCGGTGCTCTGGTGCACCGTGCCGTCGACGGCGACGCGCAGGCCACCCACGATCTGCTGGCCCATGTCCATCCCCTCGCGCTGCGCTACTGCAGGTCCCGGCTGAACCGGCTGCCCGGTGATGCCCGTCACTTCGTGGAGGACCTGGCGCAGGAGGTCTGTGTCGCGGTGCTGATGGCGCTGCCGCGGTACAAGGACACCGGCAGGCCCTTCGAAGCCTTCGTCTTCGCCATCGCGGGCCACAAGGTCGCCGACCTCCAGCGTGCCGCGATGCGGCACCCCGGATCGACGGCCGTGCCCTCCGACGAGATGCCGGAGCGGCCCGACGACTCACTCGGCCCGGAAGAACGGGCCCTGCTCAGCAGCGACGCCGCCTGGGCCAAGAAGCTCCTGGCCAATCTGCCGGAGAACCAGCGCGAGCTGCTGGTCCTGCGGGTCGCCGTCGGGCTGACGGCCGAGGAGACCGGGCAGATGCTGGGGATGTCCCCGGGTGCTGTCCGTGTCGCCCAGCACCGGGCGCTGAGCAGGCTGCGCGCACTCGCCGGACAGTAG
- a CDS encoding LysR family transcriptional regulator, whose protein sequence is MIEARHLRVLRAVSTTGSFSAAARELGCTQPAVSQQMKALEASAGTTLLIRTGREMRLTQAGEALVRHASGILAGLTAAEEEVAAIAGLRAGRVRLVSFPSGSSTLVPGALAALRAAHPGTRVSLVEAEPPRSVDMLRDGDCDIALAFRYGASGGEWDDLVVRPLLTDRLIGLVPEGHRLADAEAVGIEELADEPWIAGCPRCRRQLVEVCEASGFTPRIDFATDDYPAVIGLVGAGLGVAVLPELAIESVRPKGARTVTVEPAIEREIVALTLPDLAQVPAVAATLDELSRAAER, encoded by the coding sequence GTGATCGAAGCCCGCCATCTCCGAGTCCTGCGCGCCGTGTCGACAACCGGATCGTTCTCCGCAGCCGCGCGCGAACTGGGCTGCACCCAGCCCGCGGTCAGCCAGCAGATGAAGGCACTGGAGGCATCGGCGGGCACCACGCTGCTCATCCGTACGGGCCGTGAGATGAGACTGACCCAGGCGGGCGAGGCCCTCGTGCGCCATGCGTCCGGCATCCTCGCCGGCCTGACCGCAGCCGAGGAGGAGGTCGCCGCGATCGCCGGACTGCGTGCGGGCCGGGTCCGGCTCGTCTCGTTCCCCAGCGGCAGTTCCACCCTCGTCCCGGGCGCACTCGCGGCCCTGCGTGCCGCCCATCCGGGCACCCGGGTCTCGCTCGTCGAGGCGGAGCCGCCCCGCTCGGTCGACATGCTCCGGGACGGCGACTGCGACATCGCGCTGGCGTTCCGTTACGGGGCGTCCGGCGGCGAGTGGGACGACCTGGTCGTACGCCCCCTGCTGACCGACCGGCTGATCGGGCTGGTCCCCGAGGGGCACCGGCTGGCGGACGCGGAGGCGGTGGGCATCGAGGAACTCGCCGACGAGCCGTGGATCGCGGGCTGCCCGCGCTGCCGCCGCCAGCTCGTGGAGGTCTGCGAGGCGTCCGGCTTCACTCCCCGGATCGATTTCGCCACCGACGACTACCCGGCGGTGATCGGACTGGTGGGGGCCGGCCTCGGGGTGGCCGTCCTGCCGGAGCTGGCCATCGAGTCCGTACGCCCGAAGGGCGCCCGTACCGTCACGGTCGAACCGGCCATCGAACGCGAGATCGTCGCGCTGACCCTTCCGGACCTGGCCCAGGTTCCCGCGGTGGCGGCCACCCTGGACGAGCTGTCCCGGGCCGCCGAGCGCTGA